In the genome of Nitrospira japonica, one region contains:
- the treY gene encoding malto-oligosyltrehalose synthase, producing the protein MSPSISSPLPLATYRLQLHRSFTFAQAADILPYLNALGITDCYLSPVNRAMPGSEHGYDVINHAVLNPELGTEEDFSRFVDALRSQGLNLVIDTVPNHMGIGKTLNGWWRDVLENGPGSRYAAAFDIDWHPTKRELENKVLLPILGDQYGAVLERQDIHVAYDEGAFLLRYGDHELPLAPKTWVSLLSHQLDKLTREGEQDMPVMELRSIVTALKNLPAPDVRDPELIEERGREKEVIKKRLAALLGDNPLVRAFVMDNLRLFNGERDRADSFDLLDSLLNEQAYRLASWRVASEEINYRRFFDINELAAIRVEDEAVFQEAHQLLLRLIRQGIARGCRIDHVDGLYDPERYLRQLRDLTQQGGGDPGASPFYIIVEKILGRDESLPETWPIQGTTGYEFLNDVNGLFVAADHKRLFTEIYARVVGHDDTYADLVYAGKQLIMQVSMSSELNVLGHQLNVLSERDRRSRDFTLNSLTHAIREIIACFPVYRTYITDGPEPVSDRDRAYIHMAVARAKRRNPAIDGQVFDFIRSLLLKQGDARTPEDREEQMRFVMKFQQTTSPVTAKGVEDTVYYRYHRLISLNEVGGDPDRFGLSVDEFHRRMRDRQTRWPHGLSASSTHDTKRSEDVRARINVLSELPQEWKTRIGRWSRLNRSHRREIDGERLPDRNDEYLLYQTLIGAWPLEPLTDEAYRNFCDRIQRYMHKAVHEAKIHSSWINPSPTYDQALHDFIHTVLDRVPANRFLEDFLPFQERVARYGLYNSIAQVLLKVTAPGIPDVYQGAELWNFHLVDPDNRGPVDYVARAAALEELRVTIDRAGPDRAAFVRSLFEQPEDGRVKLLALMLGLDQRRRHPELFQQGDYLPLECGGSKKQHLCAFARVRDRQAVMTVVPRLVATLAPDEKRLPVGTSIWEDSWVTVPPWPTLGEYRHVLTGEIFTAESVNGRRVLPLSQVFGHCPVALLERLS; encoded by the coding sequence ATGTCGCCGTCTATTTCTTCACCCCTGCCGTTGGCCACCTACCGGCTGCAATTGCACCGCAGTTTCACCTTTGCGCAAGCCGCCGACATTCTGCCCTATCTGAATGCGCTCGGTATCACCGACTGCTACCTTTCTCCGGTCAACCGCGCCATGCCGGGCAGCGAACACGGCTACGACGTCATCAACCATGCAGTCTTGAACCCCGAACTCGGCACCGAGGAGGACTTCAGCCGGTTCGTGGATGCCCTCCGATCGCAGGGCCTGAACCTCGTGATCGATACGGTTCCCAATCACATGGGCATCGGCAAGACGCTGAACGGCTGGTGGCGCGACGTGCTGGAGAACGGCCCGGGATCCCGCTATGCCGCCGCCTTCGACATCGACTGGCATCCCACCAAACGCGAACTGGAGAACAAAGTCTTGCTGCCCATCCTGGGCGATCAATACGGAGCGGTCCTCGAGCGACAGGACATTCACGTCGCGTACGACGAAGGCGCCTTCCTGCTTCGCTACGGCGACCACGAATTGCCCCTGGCGCCGAAAACCTGGGTGAGTCTGCTGTCGCACCAACTGGACAAGCTGACCCGCGAAGGCGAACAGGACATGCCGGTGATGGAGCTGCGGAGCATCGTGACGGCGCTGAAGAATCTCCCGGCGCCGGATGTGCGCGATCCGGAGCTGATCGAGGAGCGGGGCCGTGAGAAGGAAGTCATCAAGAAACGGCTCGCCGCGCTATTGGGGGACAATCCGCTGGTGCGCGCGTTCGTGATGGACAATCTGCGTCTCTTCAACGGGGAGCGGGACCGCGCGGACAGCTTCGATCTCTTGGACAGCCTGCTGAACGAACAAGCCTATCGTCTCGCGTCGTGGAGGGTGGCGTCCGAAGAAATCAATTACCGGCGTTTCTTCGACATCAACGAATTGGCGGCCATCCGCGTGGAAGATGAGGCGGTGTTCCAGGAGGCGCACCAGCTGTTGCTGCGCCTCATCCGGCAGGGAATCGCCCGGGGATGCCGCATCGATCACGTCGACGGTCTGTACGATCCGGAGCGCTACCTCCGGCAGCTGCGTGACCTGACACAGCAGGGCGGCGGCGATCCCGGCGCGTCTCCCTTCTACATCATCGTCGAGAAAATCCTGGGCCGGGATGAATCGTTGCCGGAGACCTGGCCGATTCAAGGAACGACCGGGTACGAATTTCTCAATGACGTCAACGGCCTGTTCGTTGCCGCCGATCACAAACGCCTGTTCACGGAGATCTACGCCAGGGTGGTCGGCCATGATGACACCTATGCGGATCTGGTCTATGCAGGCAAGCAGCTGATCATGCAGGTATCGATGTCCAGCGAGCTCAATGTACTGGGCCATCAGCTCAATGTGCTGTCCGAGCGGGACCGCCGGTCACGGGACTTCACTCTGAACAGCCTGACGCACGCCATACGGGAGATCATCGCCTGCTTTCCGGTCTATCGCACGTATATCACCGACGGACCGGAGCCGGTGTCGGACCGCGACCGCGCCTATATTCATATGGCGGTCGCCAGGGCGAAGCGGCGCAACCCGGCGATCGACGGCCAGGTCTTCGATTTCATCCGTTCGCTGCTCCTCAAGCAGGGAGACGCCAGGACACCGGAGGACCGTGAAGAACAGATGCGGTTCGTCATGAAATTTCAACAGACCACCAGCCCGGTCACCGCCAAGGGGGTCGAGGACACGGTGTACTACCGCTATCACCGGCTCATTTCGCTCAACGAAGTCGGCGGCGATCCCGATCGGTTCGGCTTGTCGGTCGACGAATTCCACCGGCGCATGAGGGACCGGCAGACCCGCTGGCCGCACGGCCTGTCGGCGTCGTCCACCCACGACACCAAACGGAGCGAAGACGTGCGCGCGCGCATCAACGTGTTGTCCGAGCTGCCCCAGGAGTGGAAGACGCGGATCGGTCGATGGAGCAGGCTGAACCGCTCGCATCGACGGGAAATCGACGGGGAACGGCTGCCGGACCGCAACGACGAATATCTGCTCTATCAGACGCTGATCGGCGCATGGCCGCTCGAGCCCTTGACCGACGAGGCCTATCGGAATTTCTGCGACCGCATCCAGCGCTACATGCATAAGGCCGTGCACGAAGCGAAGATTCACAGCAGCTGGATCAATCCCAGCCCGACCTATGACCAGGCGCTGCACGACTTCATCCACACGGTACTGGACCGTGTCCCGGCCAATCGCTTCCTCGAAGATTTCCTGCCGTTCCAAGAGCGGGTGGCCCGGTACGGGCTCTACAACTCGATTGCGCAGGTCCTGCTCAAAGTCACCGCCCCCGGGATTCCTGACGTGTATCAAGGCGCCGAATTGTGGAATTTTCACCTCGTCGACCCGGACAACCGCGGCCCCGTGGATTACGTCGCGAGAGCCGCGGCGCTCGAGGAACTCCGCGTCACGATCGACCGAGCCGGCCCGGACCGCGCGGCCTTTGTGCGGTCGCTTTTCGAACAGCCGGAAGACGGACGGGTGAAGTTACTGGCGCTGATGCTCGGATTGGACCAGCGTCGGCGTCATCCCGAGCTGTTCCAGCAGGGCGATTACCTTCCTCTGGAATGCGGCGGCAGCAAGAAACAGCATCTCTGCGCCTTCGCTCGGGTGCGAGACCGACAGGCCGTCATGACCGTCGTGCCCCGCCTGGTCGCCACATTGGCTCCCGACGAGAAACGGCTCCCGGTAGGCACGTCCATCTGGGAAGATAGCTGGGTGACCGTGCCGCCGTGGCCGACGCTCGGCGAGTACCGCCACGTTCTGACCGGCGAAATCTTTACCGCAGAGTCGGTGAACGGCCGACGGGTCCTTCCGTTGAGTCAGGTATTTGGCCATTGCCCCGTGGCTCTGTTGGAACGGCTGTCCTGA
- a CDS encoding BON domain-containing protein, with amino-acid sequence MGALSGIIRKAGAVGWLAFLCFLVLSWDVARLDASDNNDDRSKDSGAAPESKKKPDSEAKPDAGAKPAAEEKAKEEKPRVEDKGKSDEKVKAEDKGRSEDRGKSEEKAKIDEKPKTEEKAKTEEKGKAEDKVKAEDKTKSEEKAKVEEKAKVEEKAKPEEPAQAKTEESGKKPVTSLNLTIKLALMGDPLLFPFDIEVEVDNRKAVLSGNVPTEEEKTRAAEIVKKIDGVDSVVNKLTPSPALRATLSKKQDETIAHLVRDRLARSETLKAVGFDVKAENGVVLLSGKTRFQVIALEAAEAARHIPGVRAVNTSGVQIIAKE; translated from the coding sequence TTGGGTGCGTTGTCGGGGATCATCCGAAAAGCGGGAGCCGTAGGTTGGCTCGCATTCCTGTGTTTTCTGGTTCTGTCTTGGGATGTCGCGCGTCTCGACGCGTCCGACAACAACGACGATCGGTCCAAGGATTCCGGGGCAGCCCCGGAATCAAAGAAGAAACCGGACTCAGAGGCCAAGCCCGACGCAGGGGCCAAACCTGCGGCCGAAGAGAAAGCCAAGGAAGAAAAACCCAGGGTTGAAGACAAGGGTAAATCTGACGAGAAGGTCAAGGCCGAGGACAAGGGGCGGAGCGAAGACAGAGGAAAGTCAGAGGAAAAAGCGAAGATCGACGAGAAGCCGAAAACGGAAGAGAAGGCCAAGACCGAGGAAAAAGGAAAAGCGGAGGATAAGGTCAAGGCCGAAGACAAGACAAAGAGTGAGGAAAAGGCCAAAGTCGAGGAAAAGGCCAAGGTCGAAGAGAAGGCCAAACCAGAAGAGCCGGCGCAAGCCAAAACAGAGGAATCCGGGAAAAAACCGGTCACCTCGCTCAACTTGACCATCAAACTGGCGCTGATGGGCGACCCGCTGCTCTTTCCGTTCGATATTGAAGTGGAGGTGGACAATCGCAAAGCCGTGCTGAGCGGCAACGTGCCGACGGAGGAAGAGAAGACCCGGGCGGCGGAGATCGTGAAGAAGATCGACGGCGTCGACTCAGTGGTCAATAAGTTGACGCCTTCCCCCGCTCTCCGGGCCACCCTGTCCAAGAAGCAGGATGAAACCATCGCCCATCTCGTTCGAGACCGGTTGGCGCGCAGCGAAACCCTGAAGGCCGTGGGATTCGACGTGAAAGCGGAGAACGGCGTCGTGCTGTTGAGCGGCAAGACCCGATTTCAGGTCATCGCCCTGGAAGCGGCGGAGGCGGCCAGGCACATTCCCGGCGTTCGGGCGGTCAATACTTCCGGCGTGCAGATCATCGCAAAAGAGTAG
- a CDS encoding MFS transporter, producing the protein MTRALPNDRPDVSEEPSGTSGWGLLKTRNFALLFWGQMTSQVGDSLNRVALLWFVYQLTGSAMKMVVIGLLQTIPPLVLGPLIGVYLDRVDKKSVMIKVDLARTFLVLMIPVLYAIGELSLERLYVAVFLLAIVSTVFGPALSSSVPQIVRRDQLTSANALLQTTTNVGLLIGPLISGIGIALVGSQNVLYVNAATFFVSALCLVGIRLRPMPKEMAADESARGSWKQELMAGIRFVCFDQSMLVLMLAAALYSLAASAFAFMLPVFAEQNLSAGALELGILWSALGAGMLATSTWLASLAQGDLTRRFTLIFRSMVVGGLAMCGLSVLTAPLVAGALILIIGGSTALFMPIVWGVLQEVTPAPLLGRVFTTFSTGSMASAMAGMAGFGWAADTMGPHVSLLGIGLVLLVTACAAALSSRQFRRLAGVYRPQPAGELAV; encoded by the coding sequence ATGACGCGCGCACTTCCAAATGACCGCCCAGATGTTTCCGAAGAGCCCTCAGGCACCTCCGGCTGGGGCTTGCTGAAGACCCGGAATTTCGCCCTCTTGTTCTGGGGACAGATGACATCCCAAGTCGGCGATAGCTTGAATCGGGTGGCGCTGCTCTGGTTCGTCTATCAATTGACCGGTTCGGCTATGAAAATGGTCGTGATCGGCCTTTTGCAAACGATTCCCCCCCTGGTGTTGGGTCCTCTGATCGGGGTCTATCTCGATCGAGTGGATAAGAAGTCCGTGATGATCAAGGTGGATTTGGCTCGCACGTTCCTCGTGCTGATGATCCCCGTGCTCTATGCGATCGGCGAGTTGTCCCTCGAGCGATTGTACGTGGCCGTATTTCTGCTGGCCATCGTGTCGACGGTGTTCGGCCCCGCCCTGTCTTCCTCGGTTCCGCAAATCGTTCGGCGCGACCAACTGACGTCCGCCAATGCATTGCTCCAAACCACCACGAACGTGGGTTTGCTCATCGGTCCTCTGATCAGCGGCATCGGTATCGCCCTGGTCGGTTCGCAGAACGTCTTGTACGTGAATGCCGCGACGTTTTTCGTGTCGGCGCTGTGCCTCGTCGGCATCCGTCTCCGGCCCATGCCTAAAGAGATGGCTGCAGATGAGTCCGCCCGTGGCAGTTGGAAGCAGGAGTTAATGGCCGGAATTCGCTTCGTCTGCTTCGATCAATCCATGCTGGTCCTGATGCTGGCCGCCGCGCTTTATAGCCTGGCCGCGAGCGCCTTCGCCTTTATGTTGCCGGTTTTTGCGGAACAGAACCTGAGCGCGGGAGCGTTGGAACTGGGTATCCTATGGTCCGCGCTGGGAGCGGGAATGCTGGCGACATCGACCTGGCTGGCCTCCCTTGCCCAAGGTGATCTGACCCGCCGGTTCACCCTCATCTTCCGTTCGATGGTGGTCGGTGGTCTTGCCATGTGCGGACTTAGTGTGTTGACTGCTCCGTTGGTCGCTGGCGCCCTGATTCTGATCATTGGCGGCAGCACTGCCTTGTTCATGCCGATCGTCTGGGGCGTGCTGCAGGAAGTCACGCCTGCTCCGTTATTGGGGCGTGTCTTCACGACGTTCAGCACCGGGTCTATGGCCTCGGCCATGGCCGGGATGGCCGGGTTTGGATGGGCCGCCGATACGATGGGACCCCATGTGAGTTTGTTGGGGATTGGTCTCGTTCTGCTTGTCACCGCCTGCGCGGCGGCCTTGTCCAGCCGGCAATTCCGGCGGTTGGCCGGCGTGTACCGTCCCCAACCAGCCGGAGAATTGGCGGTCTAG
- a CDS encoding phage holin family protein: MNDTTPRHIGVVTLLGGILEDLQTLMRQEAQLLRDEFRLELSKTGRAASGFGIGILCAAIAALFLLLMLVHGLTVWAGLSLWASYGVVGGLLAGLSVVCLVRAQSMAGRVHLMPRRSLFAIKENVQWIKERVTYKRI, from the coding sequence ATGAACGATACAACGCCCCGGCATATCGGAGTCGTGACTCTCCTCGGCGGCATTCTCGAAGACCTTCAAACGTTGATGCGCCAGGAAGCGCAGCTGTTGCGTGATGAGTTCAGACTGGAGTTGTCCAAGACCGGACGAGCCGCGTCCGGATTCGGGATCGGCATTCTATGCGCGGCGATCGCCGCACTGTTTCTCCTGCTGATGCTCGTGCACGGTCTGACCGTGTGGGCGGGCCTTTCGCTGTGGGCCTCCTATGGTGTGGTCGGCGGTCTTCTGGCCGGCCTGAGCGTCGTCTGTCTCGTCAGAGCCCAATCCATGGCAGGACGCGTTCATCTGATGCCGCGTCGGAGTCTCTTCGCCATAAAGGAAAACGTGCAATGGATCAAAGAACGCGTGACGTACA
- a CDS encoding DUF2630 family protein, whose amino-acid sequence MSDSSVLSQIETLVLQQHLMQGKESLSEDEFLRLRRIQVEIDQCWDLLRQRRALRSVGQDPDRAQVRPAEIVAKYRP is encoded by the coding sequence ATGTCGGACAGCTCGGTACTCAGTCAGATCGAAACACTGGTTTTGCAACAGCATCTCATGCAGGGGAAAGAATCCCTTTCGGAAGACGAGTTTCTGAGGTTGCGACGCATTCAAGTCGAAATCGATCAGTGCTGGGATTTGTTGCGTCAACGCCGCGCGCTTCGCTCTGTCGGTCAAGACCCCGACAGAGCCCAGGTCCGTCCGGCCGAAATCGTCGCGAAGTATCGCCCCTAA
- a CDS encoding superoxide dismutase, with protein sequence MPHFPPYRVKSFNLHGLQGISDKTVDLHLSLYEGYVKATNALQGRIAEFLKDGSVDQEEMPAYSELTRRLGFEYNGMVLHEHYFENLSSQASLKPEGSSAFRRRAEASFDSFDRWQADFSSVGKMRGVGWAICFQDPESGRLTNHWVTLHEHGNVAGFAPVLVMDVWEHAYLLDYAPSQRAQYIDAFFSNINWRIVDRRVEDTERLRKRAA encoded by the coding sequence ATGCCGCACTTCCCTCCCTATCGCGTGAAGTCCTTCAACCTGCACGGCTTACAAGGCATCTCGGACAAAACCGTCGACCTCCACCTCTCGCTCTATGAAGGGTATGTCAAGGCGACAAATGCCTTACAAGGGCGTATCGCCGAATTTCTCAAGGACGGATCGGTAGACCAGGAAGAAATGCCGGCCTATTCCGAACTGACGCGCCGCCTCGGCTTCGAGTACAACGGCATGGTCCTCCACGAGCATTATTTTGAGAACCTCAGTTCCCAAGCCTCTCTGAAGCCGGAGGGCTCATCCGCCTTTCGCCGACGAGCGGAGGCCTCGTTCGACAGCTTTGATCGCTGGCAAGCGGATTTCTCCAGCGTTGGAAAGATGAGAGGGGTCGGCTGGGCCATCTGTTTCCAGGATCCGGAGAGCGGTCGACTGACGAACCATTGGGTGACCCTGCACGAGCATGGCAACGTGGCCGGCTTTGCGCCCGTCCTCGTCATGGACGTCTGGGAACATGCCTATCTCTTGGATTATGCCCCGTCCCAACGGGCGCAATATATCGATGCCTTCTTCTCCAACATCAATTGGCGCATTGTGGATCGTCGGGTGGAGGATACGGAGCGACTTCGCAAGCGCGCCGCATGA
- a CDS encoding glucose-1-phosphate adenylyltransferase, translated as MKSTRVLGMIMAGGKGSRLLPLTEVRSKPAVPFGGTYRIVDFVLSNFVNSGITALHVLVQYRSQSLIEHLRNAWQIGGRSKDNFVSVVPPQMRAREGWYEGTADAIYQNLNLIADFRPDIIAVFGADHIYRMDIGQMVRRHLETEADVTVAVLPVPVKEATGFGIVETEESGRVVGFQEKPAHPKPMPTRSDYALSSMGNYLFNTETLVPLLKRDASRQGPHDFGRNIVPDLLANYVVHAYDLSCNDIPGLRPYEEHAYWRDVGTLDAYWQANMDLLGETPILDLRNADWPIVSGRYDGPLPSLIRSRIDDSMIGQSSQCVDAEIRRSVIGRGVRIERGARIEECVLLDDVHVGPHTRLRRVIADRGAVIPGQTRLGYERERDAAHFHVSESGLVVVPHPSIDMEPGSLRRAS; from the coding sequence ATGAAATCGACGCGCGTGTTAGGGATGATCATGGCCGGCGGGAAAGGCTCACGATTGCTTCCCTTGACGGAAGTGCGGAGCAAACCGGCTGTCCCGTTCGGCGGGACCTATCGAATCGTGGATTTTGTCCTTAGCAATTTCGTCAACTCCGGCATCACGGCGCTCCACGTCCTGGTCCAATACCGGTCGCAATCGTTGATCGAACACCTGCGCAACGCGTGGCAGATCGGCGGCAGGAGCAAGGACAATTTCGTCAGCGTCGTCCCGCCGCAGATGCGGGCGCGCGAAGGATGGTACGAGGGCACGGCAGACGCCATTTATCAGAATCTCAATCTCATCGCGGATTTTCGACCGGACATCATCGCGGTATTCGGCGCAGACCACATTTACCGGATGGATATCGGCCAGATGGTGCGCCGGCACCTGGAAACGGAGGCCGACGTGACGGTCGCCGTACTGCCCGTCCCGGTCAAGGAGGCAACCGGCTTCGGCATCGTTGAAACCGAGGAAAGCGGACGAGTGGTCGGATTCCAGGAAAAGCCGGCACATCCCAAACCCATGCCGACCCGCAGCGACTACGCGCTCTCCTCCATGGGCAATTATCTTTTTAATACCGAGACCCTGGTCCCACTGCTGAAGCGCGACGCATCCCGTCAAGGCCCTCACGACTTCGGTCGCAACATCGTACCGGACCTGCTCGCCAACTATGTGGTCCATGCCTATGACCTGTCGTGCAACGACATCCCGGGACTTCGTCCGTACGAAGAGCATGCGTATTGGCGGGACGTCGGCACTCTGGACGCCTACTGGCAAGCGAACATGGACCTGCTTGGCGAGACGCCGATTCTGGACTTGCGCAATGCCGATTGGCCGATCGTCTCGGGCCGGTACGACGGCCCGCTGCCTTCGTTGATTCGCAGCCGCATCGACGATTCGATGATCGGACAATCCAGTCAATGCGTCGACGCTGAAATCCGGCGGTCCGTCATCGGGCGTGGAGTTCGGATCGAACGCGGCGCGCGGATCGAGGAGTGTGTCCTCCTCGACGACGTGCACGTGGGCCCGCACACCCGGCTTCGCCGCGTCATCGCCGACCGGGGCGCCGTGATTCCCGGACAGACCCGCCTCGGATACGAACGGGAGCGGGACGCCGCGCACTTCCACGTATCGGAATCCGGGCTGGTCGTGGTGCCGCACCCCTCGATCGACATGGAACCAGGCTCCCTTCGCCGGGCCTCCTGA
- a CDS encoding hemerythrin domain-containing protein codes for MQVKKREDALALLLRDHERARTLYEAFETAGGDDRYFIASRILRILELHGQMENELFYPVLAAHMSTADPGAKALASAARDHEQLHKRIEQVRDVLAHDEEFQAEIDRLMADVSRHFEEEEQRIFPLARTLLSAAELMQVADDIHRMKEEDPRRAA; via the coding sequence ATGCAGGTAAAAAAACGGGAAGACGCCTTGGCGTTGCTGCTACGGGACCACGAGCGGGCTCGCACACTATACGAGGCGTTTGAAACCGCCGGCGGGGACGATCGCTACTTCATCGCGAGCCGCATCTTACGGATCCTGGAACTACATGGCCAGATGGAGAACGAGCTGTTTTATCCGGTCCTGGCAGCGCACATGTCGACCGCCGACCCCGGAGCCAAGGCTCTTGCGTCCGCCGCCAGGGACCACGAACAGTTACACAAGCGTATCGAGCAGGTCAGGGACGTGCTGGCGCACGACGAGGAATTCCAGGCCGAGATCGACCGGCTGATGGCCGACGTGTCCCGCCACTTCGAAGAAGAAGAGCAGCGCATCTTTCCGCTGGCGCGCACGTTGCTCAGCGCCGCCGAGCTCATGCAAGTGGCGGACGATATCCATCGGATGAAAGAAGAGGATCCGAGACGCGCGGCTTAG
- a CDS encoding MFS transporter: protein MQDRPAPLTIQGVPRRWLLSHDFSLVWWGQVVSQVGDGISKLALVWFVYSVTGSPLKTSIIGLLQTVPAIVLAPLIGVAVDRLPKKTLLILSDLVRALVIGLIPCWMPVDTFTVSALYVLVTLHAMATAVFGPALTASIPSLVAPAQYTSANALLQVTTSLGIIMGPALSGLGIAALSSQEVLCLNAATYVISAACFIPIRFAPSVSSGASQSLASTWRDVVEGFYYVVRGRPLVLFLTATASLYTFATAAFTTLFPVFARKLLDLGPVEVGYLWSMLGIGLLSVSVVLTTISAWSVKRRLKIIAMASAASGVALLGLVWASRPAAAAGLLILLGGGLGVLTPVAWGVLQEVTPAQLLGRVLGFYTMGAMGAAMGGITFFGWVTGEYGVPISISVIGLVMVGTGLWTGHFLGRMTERSLAYVVQQPVEGEGDTCQS from the coding sequence GTGCAGGACCGTCCGGCCCCTCTCACAATTCAAGGCGTTCCGCGACGCTGGCTGCTCAGTCACGATTTCAGTCTGGTGTGGTGGGGGCAGGTCGTCTCGCAGGTCGGAGACGGCATCTCCAAGCTGGCGTTGGTGTGGTTCGTCTATTCCGTCACCGGCTCGCCGCTGAAAACCAGCATCATTGGATTGCTGCAAACGGTGCCGGCCATCGTATTGGCCCCGCTCATCGGCGTCGCCGTGGATCGGCTTCCGAAGAAGACGCTGCTGATTCTGTCGGATCTCGTGCGGGCGCTCGTCATCGGCCTGATTCCCTGCTGGATGCCGGTCGATACCTTTACGGTTTCGGCGTTGTACGTGCTGGTGACCCTGCACGCCATGGCGACCGCCGTGTTCGGTCCGGCATTGACGGCCTCCATTCCTTCGCTGGTCGCCCCCGCTCAATACACATCCGCAAATGCCCTGCTGCAGGTCACGACAAGCTTGGGGATCATCATGGGACCGGCATTGAGCGGATTGGGCATCGCGGCGTTGAGTTCCCAGGAAGTCTTGTGCCTCAATGCCGCCACGTACGTCATCTCCGCGGCCTGTTTCATACCCATTCGGTTCGCTCCGTCCGTTTCAAGCGGCGCGTCCCAATCGCTTGCGTCAACCTGGCGTGACGTCGTGGAAGGGTTTTATTACGTGGTCAGAGGCCGGCCCCTGGTGCTGTTCCTCACCGCGACCGCCTCGTTGTATACCTTTGCGACGGCCGCGTTCACGACGCTGTTTCCGGTGTTTGCGAGAAAACTTCTGGACCTTGGTCCCGTTGAAGTCGGGTATCTCTGGTCGATGCTCGGTATCGGTCTGCTGAGCGTCTCCGTGGTGCTTACCACGATCAGCGCTTGGAGCGTCAAGCGCCGCCTCAAGATCATCGCCATGGCGAGTGCGGCAAGCGGCGTCGCGCTGCTGGGCTTGGTCTGGGCCAGCCGCCCGGCCGCGGCGGCCGGTCTGCTCATCCTTCTGGGAGGCGGGCTCGGAGTTCTCACGCCCGTTGCGTGGGGGGTGCTGCAGGAGGTGACGCCGGCGCAACTGTTGGGCCGTGTCCTGGGGTTCTATACGATGGGGGCGATGGGCGCGGCGATGGGAGGGATTACCTTTTTCGGGTGGGTCACAGGCGAGTACGGCGTGCCGATCAGCATCAGTGTCATTGGTCTGGTCATGGTCGGTACCGGACTCTGGACCGGGCATTTCCTGGGCCGGATGACTGAACGGTCCCTAGCCTATGTCGTCCAGCAACCGGTTGAAGGTGAAGGGGATACCTGTCAGTCTTAA